From Sander vitreus isolate 19-12246 unplaced genomic scaffold, sanVit1 ctg331_0, whole genome shotgun sequence, the proteins below share one genomic window:
- the LOC144513733 gene encoding uncharacterized protein LOC144513733, protein MTPSVVFVLLAVLGQTSGKFDPNIARGGNVIQSSQFENAVPERAIDGNRASNWVHGSCTHTKNDLKPWWRLDLLKTYQINTVTITNRGDCCPERINGAEIRIGNSLNDNGNNNPRCAVISSMAAGISQTFVCNGMEGRYVNIVIPGRQEYLTLCEVEVTGHPSGDTAPTDPNIARGGNVIQSSQFENAVPERAIDGNRASNWVHGSCTHTKNDLKPWWRLDLLKTYQINTVTITNRGDCCPERINGAEIRIGNSLNDNGNNNPRCAVISSMAAGISQTFVCNGMEGRYVNIVIPGRQEYLTLCEVEVTGHPSGDTAPTDPNIARGGNVIQSSQFENAVPERAIDGNRASNWVHGSCTHTKNDLKPWWRLDLLKTYQINTVTITNRGDCCPERINGAEIRIGNSLNDNGNNNPRCAVISSMAAGISQTFVCNGMEGRYVNIVIPGRQEYLTLCEVEVTGHPSGDTAPTDPNIARGGNVTQSSLYEKEVPERAIDGNRASNLKEGSCTHTKKDLKPWWRLDLLKTYQINNVTITNRGDCCAWRISGAEIRIGNSLNDNGNNNPRCAVISSMAAGISQTFVCNGMEGRYVNIVIPGRQEYLTLCEVEVTGTV, encoded by the exons ATGACTCCGTCTGTGGTCTTTGTCTTGCTGGCTGTTCTAGGACAGACCAGCGGCAAATTTG ATCCTAATATTGCTAGAGGTGGAAACGTGATTCAGTCCTCCCAGTTTGAGAATGCCGTCCCTGAAAGGGCCATTGATGGAAATCGTGCTAGCAACTGGGTACACGGATCCTGTACCCACACTAAGAATGATTTAAAGCCATGGTGGAGACTGGACCTCCTGAAGACATATCAGATCAACACTGTCACCATCACCAACAGAGGAGATTGTTGCCCCGAGAGAATCAATGGTGCTGAGATCCGCATTGGAAATTCCCTCAATGACAATGGCAACAATAACCCCAG ATGTGCTGTTATCTCGTCTATGGCAGCTGGGATCTCCCAAACCTTTGTGTGTAATGGAATGGAAGGTCGTTATGTCAACATTGTGATTCCTGGAAGACAAGAATACCTGACACTGTGCGAGGTGGAAGTCACTGGTCATCCTTCAGGAGACACTGCTCCAACTG ATCCTAATATTGCTAGAGGTGGAAACGTGATTCAGTCCTCCCAGTTTGAGAATGCCGTCCCTGAAAGGGCCATTGATGGAAATCGTGCTAGCAACTGGGTACACGGATCCTGTACCCACACTAAGAATGATTTAAAGCCATGGTGGAGACTGGACCTCCTGAAGACATATCAGATCAACACTGTCACCATCACCAACAGAGGAGATTGTTGCCCCGAGAGAATCAATGGTGCTGAGATCCGCATTGGAAATTCCCTCAATGACAATGGCAACAATAACCCCAG ATGTGCTGTTATCTCGTCTATGGCAGCTGGGATCTCCCAAACCTTTGTGTGTAATGGAATGGAAGGTCGTTATGTCAACATTGTGATTCCTGGAAGACAAGAATACCTGACACTGTGCGAGGTGGAAGTCACTGGTCATCCTTCAGGAGACACTGCTCCAACTG ATCCTAATATTGCTAGAGGTGGAAACGTGATTCAGTCCTCCCAGTTTGAGAATGCCGTCCCTGAAAGGGCCATTGATGGAAATCGTGCTAGCAACTGGGTACACGGATCCTGTACCCACACTAAGAATGATTTAAAGCCATGGTGGAGACTGGACCTCCTGAAGACATATCAGATCAACACTGTCACCATCACCAACAGAGGAGATTGTTGCCCCGAGAGAATCAATGGTGCTGAGATCCGCATTGGAAATTCCCTCAATGACAATGGCAACAATAACCCCAG ATGTGCTGTTATCTCGTCTATGGCAGCTGGGATCTCCCAAACCTTTGTGTGTAATGGAATGGAAGGTCGTTATGTCAACATTGTGATTCCTGGAAGACAAGAATACCTGACACTGTGCGAGGTGGAAGTCACTGGTCATCCTTCAGGAGACACTGCTCCAACTG ATCCTAATATTGCTAGAGGTGGAAACGTCACTCAGTCCTCCCTATACGAGAAAGAGGTCCCTGAAAGGGCCATTGATGGAAATCGTGCTAGCAACCTGAAAGAGGGATCCTGTACCCACACTAAGAAAGATTTAAAACCATGGTGGAGACTGGACCTCCTGAAGACATATCAGATCAACAATGTCACCATCACCAACAGAGGAGATTGTTGCGCCTGGAGAATCAGTGGTGCTGAGATCCGTATTGGAAATTCCCTCAATGACAATGGCAACAATAACCCCAG atGTGCTGTTATCTCGTCTATGGCGGCTGGGATCTCCCAAACCTTTGTGTGTAATGGAATGGAAGGTCGTTATGTCAACATTGTGATTCCTGGAAGACAAGAATACCTGACACTGTGCGAGGTGGAAGTCACTGGGACAGTATGA